A section of the Bacillus pumilus genome encodes:
- a CDS encoding ABC transporter ATP-binding protein, whose amino-acid sequence MLITADSLIKHGEKKGFFPRQMRSTPRISNVSFEIEKGQCAGLVGESGSGKSTLARILLGLEKIDHGKVQIDRKSADTWRKMNRGKMSVVFQDYRSSVHPSFTVKEIVAEPMRLLKQEKNVDQKILSLLEQVRLPSSLLNQYAHQLSGGQLQRVCIARAISTHPSILILDEVLSSLDVSVQVQILELLETLKQELDMTILMITHDIEAAVYLCDRLLFLHEGSIVEECNKNELLDAVHPFTLKLMDSLMPFQLDKK is encoded by the coding sequence ATGTTGATCACAGCTGATAGTCTCATCAAACATGGAGAGAAGAAAGGTTTCTTTCCTCGGCAAATGCGGTCAACACCACGCATCTCAAACGTTTCGTTTGAAATCGAAAAGGGACAATGTGCCGGATTAGTCGGTGAAAGCGGCAGCGGTAAAAGTACATTGGCACGAATCCTGCTCGGTTTAGAAAAAATAGATCACGGCAAGGTGCAGATTGATAGGAAGTCAGCTGACACATGGCGGAAGATGAACCGTGGAAAAATGAGTGTTGTCTTTCAGGATTATCGATCTTCAGTTCACCCTTCCTTTACGGTGAAAGAGATCGTTGCGGAACCTATGCGATTGTTAAAGCAGGAAAAAAATGTGGATCAGAAGATTTTATCGTTGCTTGAACAAGTCAGATTACCCTCTTCTTTACTAAATCAGTATGCTCATCAGCTAAGCGGTGGTCAGCTCCAGCGAGTGTGTATCGCACGAGCAATTTCAACGCATCCATCCATTCTCATACTAGACGAAGTTCTGAGCTCACTAGATGTCTCTGTTCAGGTGCAAATATTGGAGCTGCTCGAGACATTAAAACAAGAGCTAGACATGACCATCCTTATGATTACTCATGATATAGAAGCGGCAGTGTATCTATGTGATCGTCTCCTTTTCTTACATGAAGGAAGCATAGTGGAAGAATGTAATAAGAATGAACTGCTTGATGCGGTTCATCCATTTACGCTGAAATTAATGGACTCACTTATGCCATTTCAACTTGACAAAAAATAA
- a CDS encoding CpsD/CapB family tyrosine-protein kinase encodes MIFKRKKREKRDLSCISVLNPHSVIAEQFRTIRTNIEFTSIQTRLKSILVTSSLPKEGKSFTAANLAAVFAQQKKRVLLMDADLRKPAVHEYFDLSHHTGLTNVLLNNCSLEEAILPTPIEHLELLPSGTIPPNPAELLSSSVMKQLFYEIEQQYDMVIVDSAPLLPVADAKILANRTDGSILVVLSGKTKIAAVKKSKEVLDGTTGKLLGAMLNGKKEKKGRLYMY; translated from the coding sequence TTGATCTTTAAGAGAAAGAAAAGAGAAAAGAGAGATTTATCCTGTATTTCAGTATTAAATCCTCACTCTGTCATAGCAGAACAATTCCGTACGATCCGAACGAACATTGAATTCACATCCATCCAAACAAGGTTGAAATCTATATTGGTGACATCCTCCTTGCCGAAGGAAGGGAAATCATTTACGGCTGCAAACCTAGCAGCTGTTTTTGCACAGCAGAAAAAGCGGGTGCTGCTGATGGATGCTGATTTGCGAAAGCCGGCTGTTCATGAATATTTTGACCTGAGTCATCATACGGGCTTGACCAATGTGCTATTAAATAATTGCAGCTTGGAGGAAGCCATTTTACCCACACCCATTGAGCATTTAGAGCTGCTTCCGAGCGGAACCATTCCGCCGAATCCAGCTGAGCTGCTCTCCTCTTCTGTCATGAAGCAGCTGTTTTATGAAATCGAACAGCAATATGACATGGTGATTGTGGATTCTGCGCCGCTTCTGCCAGTGGCCGATGCAAAGATCCTGGCGAACCGGACAGATGGAAGCATTCTCGTTGTCTTAAGCGGCAAAACAAAGATAGCTGCAGTGAAGAAATCAAAAGAAGTATTAGACGGGACAACAGGTAAACTACTTGGAGCTATGCTAAATGGAAAAAAAGAGAAAAAGGGAAGGCTGTATATGTATTAA
- the slrR gene encoding HTH-type transcriptional regulator SlrR: protein MIGKVIRIYRKRKGYSIQQLAEDAHVSKSYLSKIERGVHRNPSVQFLKKVSSSLEIDLQELFDAETMMFHDAESGEHEWREHIVNAVQSGMPKEELYQLLQTSRKEQEDRTLHVTHRKLTDSNISEWKGLMSEAKAIGLSIEEVKAFLANMGERRA from the coding sequence ATGATAGGAAAGGTGATACGCATTTACCGAAAGAGGAAAGGATACTCCATTCAGCAGCTGGCTGAAGATGCCCATGTCTCTAAATCGTATTTGAGTAAGATTGAGCGCGGTGTCCACAGAAATCCATCTGTCCAGTTTTTAAAAAAGGTATCCTCTTCGCTAGAGATTGATTTACAAGAGCTGTTTGATGCAGAGACGATGATGTTTCATGACGCTGAGAGTGGTGAACACGAATGGCGGGAGCATATCGTCAATGCCGTCCAATCCGGCATGCCAAAAGAAGAACTCTATCAGCTTCTCCAAACGTCTCGAAAGGAGCAGGAAGATAGAACGTTACATGTCACTCATAGAAAGCTGACGGATTCGAATATATCAGAGTGGAAGGGTCTGATGAGTGAAGCAAAGGCTATCGGCTTAAGCATTGAGGAAGTAAAAGCATTCCTTGCCAACATGGGAGAACGACGGGCGTAA
- a CDS encoding phage holin — protein sequence MEVQKISAGTIARLVLLLLALVNSALTAAGKSPIPIDEEGIQQFITLAFLGITSLWAYWKNNDITKKARTKKAE from the coding sequence TTGGAGGTTCAAAAAATTAGTGCAGGTACAATCGCAAGGCTTGTACTGCTTTTGCTCGCACTTGTCAACAGTGCGCTAACCGCTGCGGGAAAAAGCCCAATTCCTATTGATGAAGAAGGTATTCAACAATTCATCACGTTAGCCTTTCTTGGGATTACATCTCTCTGGGCCTATTGGAAAAACAATGATATAACGAAAAAAGCACGAACAAAAAAAGCAGAATAA
- a CDS encoding FecCD family ABC transporter permease: protein MFLAVSYGAKTLSLQTVWTAVFNYQSDVTEQQIIHELRLPRVLGAALVGAAFAVAGALMQGITRNPLADAGILGINGGAMFVVALCFAFFPGIPYSALMLFSFIGAVLSTLLIFAIGAAGGVLTPLRLTVAGAVVAALLHALSSGIAIYFDLSQDLAFWYAGGVAGVKWPQLTILAPVILIVIVWAMLLGRSLSLLSLGEDVAANFGVKTRQVRILGMVAAVLLAGVSVSAVGSIGFVGLVIPHIARKLVGVNYRFVIPMSAILGAVLLVFADLASRTVNPPRELAIGVMVALVGVPFFLYIARKEGRNLS, encoded by the coding sequence ATGTTTTTGGCTGTGTCATATGGTGCCAAAACATTGTCTCTGCAAACGGTTTGGACAGCTGTATTTAATTATCAGTCAGATGTCACAGAGCAACAGATCATCCATGAATTAAGACTTCCACGTGTTTTAGGAGCAGCTCTTGTTGGAGCGGCATTTGCCGTAGCGGGTGCGCTCATGCAGGGAATAACAAGAAACCCGCTGGCCGATGCGGGGATTTTGGGCATCAATGGCGGTGCGATGTTTGTGGTCGCTCTCTGTTTTGCTTTTTTCCCAGGCATCCCTTATTCGGCATTGATGTTGTTTTCCTTTATTGGTGCAGTGCTTAGTACGCTGCTGATCTTTGCGATTGGTGCGGCTGGTGGCGTTTTGACACCACTGCGCTTAACAGTAGCAGGAGCCGTAGTGGCTGCATTGCTTCATGCACTTAGCTCTGGAATCGCGATTTATTTTGACTTAAGTCAGGACCTTGCGTTTTGGTATGCAGGCGGAGTGGCTGGTGTGAAATGGCCGCAGCTGACTATTCTTGCCCCGGTCATTCTCATAGTGATCGTATGGGCGATGCTATTAGGACGGTCACTTTCGCTACTGTCGCTTGGTGAAGATGTTGCGGCAAATTTTGGGGTGAAAACGCGACAAGTGCGAATACTAGGAATGGTAGCTGCTGTATTATTAGCAGGGGTTTCTGTATCAGCAGTCGGCTCCATTGGATTTGTCGGTCTTGTTATCCCGCATATCGCACGAAAGCTGGTTGGTGTAAACTATCGTTTCGTCATTCCGATGTCAGCGATATTAGGCGCGGTGCTGCTTGTCTTTGCTGACCTTGCCAGCCGCACCGTTAATCCGCCGCGAGAGCTTGCTATTGGCGTGATGGTGGCACTTGTCGGTGTTCCTTTCTTCTTATATATTGCCAGAAAAGAAGGGAGGAACCTGTCGTGA
- a CDS encoding YveK family protein, translating into MNENIGFKQLFSVIKEKMALLILIVLIVTGISAYYQFYVSTPVYQATTQILVHKRSNDAQANLNDIQMNLQYTRTFQVLLKSPIVIEKVKETLNLTESAEGLKHKIATSTENESEVINISVQDEDRAKAVAIANTATEVLQEEIKKTMNMDRINVLSEAKLSNTILMNSRKFVHIVLALGASLLGGVTLIFLMNLLDDTVKRTHQIREEIGLPSLGSVYQMQADRRAKKDKQSVITGGQNIDL; encoded by the coding sequence ATGAATGAGAATATAGGTTTTAAGCAGCTGTTTTCTGTCATTAAAGAGAAAATGGCCCTTCTGATCCTGATTGTCCTGATCGTAACGGGCATTTCAGCCTACTATCAGTTCTATGTCTCGACTCCTGTATATCAGGCAACCACTCAAATTCTTGTTCATAAACGCAGCAATGACGCACAAGCAAACTTAAACGATATTCAGATGAACCTTCAATATACACGTACCTTTCAAGTTTTATTAAAAAGTCCAATCGTCATTGAAAAAGTAAAAGAAACACTCAACCTCACAGAATCAGCTGAAGGATTAAAACACAAAATTGCCACAAGTACAGAAAATGAGTCAGAGGTCATTAATATTTCTGTACAAGATGAGGATCGCGCAAAGGCAGTTGCCATTGCGAATACTGCAACAGAGGTGCTGCAAGAAGAAATCAAAAAAACCATGAATATGGATCGCATTAATGTTTTGTCTGAAGCCAAACTGTCCAATACGATTCTTATGAATTCAAGAAAATTCGTTCATATCGTACTGGCACTAGGCGCCTCTTTATTAGGGGGGGTAACACTCATTTTCTTAATGAACTTACTCGATGATACTGTAAAACGAACACATCAAATAAGAGAAGAGATCGGATTGCCGTCGCTCGGCAGCGTCTATCAGATGCAGGCAGACAGGAGGGCAAAAAAAGACAAGCAGTCCGTCATAACGGGAGGACAGAACATTGATCTTTAA
- the abc-f gene encoding ribosomal protection-like ABC-F family protein, with amino-acid sequence MLVKANQLKVFRKDRLLFDIEELTIHQSDRIGLVGANGSGKTTLLHVLTGQEKPDSGTFAATTTCTLLPQLKQAEGTQSGGEMTQTYIERALNRPSALLLADEPTTHLDTEHIEWLEEKLHTYQGALIVVSHDRAFLDAVCTEIWELDHGRLNQYKGNYTHFAQQKELAHRQQMEAYEAYTQKKKQLEHALEKKKKKADKATKPSQKLKSSGPKIAKPYYANKQKKLQKTAKSIETRMEKLEKVEKVKDIQPIQMTQHSMKEVASRTILRVKNVDGKVGDQLLWKQANVEVRGGDKVAIIGKNGSGKTTFLRMLVNGHPGVSRSEAVKLGYFRQDLSGLTVDESILQNALKEAVQDETVVRTVLARLGFRGDDVHKPVGVLSGGERVKTMLASLLVSDANVLMLDEPTNFLDLAAVEALEGLLRDYPGTVVFISHDRRLIEKVATRIFHVHEKRIEAFDGTYEAYKQKDDKPAVTQREEELLLIDLQLSEVLSRLSIEPSQELEETFQALLKQKKSLES; translated from the coding sequence ATGTTAGTAAAAGCCAATCAGTTAAAAGTATTTCGAAAAGACCGATTGTTATTTGATATTGAGGAACTTACCATCCATCAAAGTGACCGTATTGGACTTGTCGGGGCAAATGGAAGCGGGAAAACGACACTATTACACGTGCTCACGGGGCAAGAGAAACCAGACAGTGGCACGTTTGCTGCCACAACGACCTGCACACTGCTACCTCAGCTAAAACAAGCAGAAGGCACACAGAGTGGTGGTGAGATGACCCAGACTTATATTGAGCGCGCGTTAAATCGTCCTTCTGCCCTTTTATTAGCAGATGAACCAACGACTCATTTAGATACTGAGCACATTGAGTGGTTGGAAGAAAAGCTTCACACTTATCAAGGAGCTCTCATCGTCGTTTCACATGATCGTGCTTTTTTAGATGCGGTATGTACGGAAATTTGGGAGCTGGATCATGGACGTCTCAATCAATACAAAGGCAACTACACGCATTTTGCACAGCAAAAAGAGTTAGCGCATCGTCAGCAGATGGAAGCGTATGAAGCTTATACACAAAAGAAAAAACAGTTAGAGCATGCGCTGGAAAAGAAAAAGAAAAAAGCCGACAAAGCGACAAAGCCATCTCAAAAGCTGAAATCCTCAGGGCCAAAAATTGCAAAGCCCTACTATGCAAATAAGCAAAAAAAGCTGCAAAAAACCGCCAAATCAATTGAAACAAGGATGGAGAAATTAGAAAAAGTTGAAAAAGTAAAAGACATTCAGCCCATTCAAATGACGCAGCATTCAATGAAGGAAGTAGCGAGCCGTACCATTTTGCGAGTGAAAAATGTAGATGGCAAGGTTGGCGATCAATTGCTTTGGAAGCAGGCGAATGTGGAAGTGAGAGGCGGGGACAAGGTTGCCATCATTGGCAAGAATGGGAGCGGAAAAACGACATTTCTCCGAATGCTGGTGAATGGACATCCCGGAGTTTCTCGCTCAGAAGCTGTCAAGCTAGGCTATTTTCGTCAAGATCTTTCAGGATTAACGGTAGATGAATCAATTTTACAAAATGCGCTGAAAGAGGCAGTTCAAGATGAGACAGTGGTACGAACGGTTTTAGCGAGACTTGGATTTCGAGGAGATGACGTGCATAAACCTGTTGGGGTGTTAAGCGGGGGAGAACGGGTGAAGACCATGCTGGCGTCCTTACTTGTCAGCGATGCCAATGTTCTTATGCTGGATGAACCGACGAACTTTCTAGATCTGGCGGCAGTTGAAGCGCTTGAAGGTCTCTTGAGGGATTACCCAGGTACTGTTGTGTTCATTTCCCACGACCGCAGACTGATTGAGAAGGTGGCAACTCGCATTTTTCATGTTCATGAAAAGCGTATTGAAGCATTTGACGGAACATATGAAGCGTATAAACAAAAAGACGACAAACCAGCTGTGACCCAAAGAGAAGAGGAGCTGCTGTTAATTGATTTACAGCTGTCTGAAGTGCTCAGCCGGTTAAGTATTGAGCCGTCTCAGGAGCTGGAGGAGACATTTCAAGCATTATTGAAACAAAAAAAATCTTTGGAGTCATAA
- a CDS encoding polysaccharide deacetylase family protein has translation MSLKGKWSIGLFALAIVIGVVAFFQNQQASGTEKKNVKQDTNYKNVEIVTLVNDGKFMRYAVNYPLFHQKKLDDKIQSYANSALEHFKKTFSEAKDVDENKRFELNIDYDMVHYAKQSAAIRFTTYTYTGQQNGTTNHLTINYDFQKKTFLDTKDLFLPKTNFLKKLSYITYSELQKDKTLSKDQALLQKGTAPTAQNFSQFALKEKYVEFYFPASQVADEDLGPQTLAIKKTLLKDIMKPEYMNKTKNQNEMKEPNPKRKAVKLPQKSKLDLNQKAIALTFDDGPNPATTSKILEALKENKGHATFFVLGSRVQYYPGMLADILKGGNEIGNHSYSHPLLTRLPLKEAVKQVKDTQKLIEKASGYTPTHFRPPYGGTNQNINQAVGMKVSLWDVDPEDWKVRNSQQITNHVLSHAADGRTVLMHDIYDSSAQAAVKIIHELTKQGYQLVTVSELDELKKERHEQAPVQ, from the coding sequence GTGTCACTAAAGGGAAAATGGAGTATCGGCCTATTTGCACTTGCGATCGTCATTGGAGTCGTTGCTTTCTTTCAGAATCAACAAGCAAGTGGAACCGAGAAGAAAAATGTAAAACAGGATACGAACTATAAAAACGTCGAAATCGTTACTCTCGTAAATGACGGGAAATTTATGAGATATGCAGTCAACTATCCTCTTTTTCATCAAAAGAAGCTAGATGACAAGATTCAAAGCTACGCCAATTCAGCTTTAGAGCATTTCAAAAAGACGTTTAGTGAAGCCAAGGACGTCGATGAAAACAAACGCTTTGAATTGAATATTGATTATGATATGGTGCATTATGCGAAGCAGTCTGCTGCGATTCGCTTTACCACTTATACCTATACAGGTCAGCAAAATGGGACCACTAATCATCTCACGATCAACTATGATTTTCAGAAAAAAACCTTTCTTGACACAAAAGATCTATTTCTGCCTAAAACCAACTTTTTGAAGAAATTATCCTACATTACATATTCGGAGCTTCAAAAGGACAAAACCTTATCTAAGGATCAAGCGCTCCTTCAGAAAGGAACAGCCCCGACTGCTCAAAACTTCAGTCAATTTGCCTTGAAAGAGAAATATGTAGAATTTTATTTCCCAGCCTCGCAAGTCGCCGACGAGGATCTTGGTCCGCAAACACTCGCGATTAAAAAGACGCTGCTGAAAGATATAATGAAGCCAGAATATATGAATAAAACCAAAAATCAAAATGAAATGAAAGAACCAAATCCGAAAAGAAAAGCCGTCAAGCTGCCGCAAAAATCAAAACTTGATCTAAATCAAAAAGCCATTGCCCTTACATTTGATGATGGTCCGAACCCTGCGACCACCTCAAAAATTTTAGAAGCACTGAAGGAAAATAAAGGACATGCGACCTTTTTCGTATTAGGCAGCAGGGTGCAGTATTACCCTGGTATGCTTGCCGATATTCTAAAAGGCGGGAATGAAATCGGGAACCACTCTTACAGTCATCCTTTATTAACAAGACTTCCTTTAAAAGAGGCGGTGAAACAAGTAAAGGACACTCAGAAGCTGATTGAGAAAGCGAGCGGCTATACACCTACTCACTTTAGACCGCCATATGGTGGAACAAATCAAAACATCAATCAAGCGGTTGGGATGAAGGTCTCTTTATGGGATGTTGATCCAGAGGATTGGAAAGTTCGCAACAGCCAGCAGATCACAAACCACGTTCTCTCACATGCAGCAGATGGTAGAACGGTATTGATGCACGATATTTATGACAGCTCAGCTCAAGCAGCAGTGAAGATCATTCATGAACTCACCAAACAAGGGTATCAGCTCGTCACAGTCAGCGAACTTGATGAATTAAAAAAAGAGCGACATGAACAAGCCCCTGTGCAATAA
- a CDS encoding iron-hydroxamate ABC transporter substrate-binding protein, with translation MMKKLLVLGLTLCFIILAACGQQETKNKATQNDHGTPKIASLSIHLTNDLLALGIKPAGSVVGGDLKDFLPHAKKQLSGTKKLGIAADPDMESLLALQPDVIYVDEELAGQDLSKYKKIAKTEVFNLNNGTWRDHLKKIGKLVNKEKEADQYIQDYNQEAKEVKSLIKQKIGNGKVMAIRVTAKELRVFSMKRPMGPILYEDLGLTPVDGVKKLDSKRPFEVISQEVLPDYDADAIFVVVNRDDKAQQAFKQLEKTPIWKGLKAVKNNQVYPIVDQPWLDYSALGNKMALDEAKEMFSTSK, from the coding sequence ATCATGAAAAAATTACTTGTACTTGGTTTAACGCTCTGTTTCATCATACTTGCTGCTTGTGGTCAACAGGAAACAAAGAATAAAGCAACTCAAAATGATCATGGAACACCGAAAATTGCTTCCTTGTCTATTCATTTAACGAATGACTTATTAGCACTCGGTATCAAGCCGGCAGGCTCTGTTGTAGGAGGGGATTTAAAGGATTTCCTTCCACATGCGAAAAAGCAGCTGAGTGGTACGAAGAAGCTTGGTATCGCAGCCGATCCCGATATGGAGTCTCTGCTTGCCCTACAACCAGATGTTATTTACGTTGATGAAGAACTAGCTGGACAAGATTTATCGAAATATAAGAAAATCGCCAAAACAGAAGTATTTAATTTAAATAACGGCACTTGGCGCGATCATTTGAAAAAAATCGGCAAGCTCGTCAATAAAGAGAAAGAAGCCGATCAATATATTCAGGATTACAATCAAGAAGCAAAAGAAGTCAAATCACTCATCAAACAAAAGATTGGAAACGGAAAAGTAATGGCGATCCGTGTGACGGCAAAAGAGCTTCGAGTATTTAGCATGAAGCGCCCAATGGGTCCAATCTTGTACGAGGATTTAGGCCTTACACCTGTCGATGGTGTGAAGAAACTGGACAGCAAGCGTCCATTTGAAGTGATTTCTCAAGAGGTTCTTCCTGACTATGATGCAGATGCTATCTTTGTCGTCGTGAACCGCGATGATAAAGCGCAGCAAGCATTCAAGCAACTAGAAAAGACACCGATTTGGAAGGGTCTAAAAGCTGTGAAGAACAATCAGGTCTATCCGATTGTCGATCAGCCATGGCTCGATTACTCAGCACTAGGCAATAAAATGGCATTGGATGAAGCGAAAGAGATGTTCTCTACATCAAAATAA
- a CDS encoding FecCD family ABC transporter permease, which yields MREKKRALAVTVVLLCLSAAVVLYSLNTGTLKLNPLVVVKTLFGFGDFQSETVLFDYRLPRIVVTMLAGIGLGIAGGILQSLSRNPLADPGIIGLNAGAAFGLIVFVTYFHALEGNPSLLIPLFTFGGGLLAAAVIVLLAYDRQEGLVPIRLILVGIAVAAGFSALTLFLSLKLDEDTYTFASRWLVGNVWGRDWIHVLALLPWIVCLVPLTLMQSSTLNALTLGDAVASSVGVRVQRQRLLLLTLAVGLASASVSMTGGIGFIGLVAPHLARRLVGSLHQYFLPVSGLIGLLILVSADTIGRSIFAPNAIPAGVVVAFIGAPYFLYLLAKTK from the coding sequence GTGAGAGAGAAAAAGCGAGCTCTTGCTGTGACAGTCGTTTTGCTTTGTCTAAGTGCGGCTGTTGTGCTGTATAGCTTAAATACCGGTACGCTGAAACTGAATCCTCTTGTGGTCGTCAAAACGTTATTCGGCTTTGGAGATTTTCAAAGTGAAACGGTGCTGTTTGACTATCGTCTGCCCCGAATCGTGGTAACGATGCTAGCGGGAATTGGTCTTGGTATTGCGGGAGGCATTTTGCAAAGTCTATCTCGTAACCCGCTGGCCGATCCAGGGATTATTGGACTGAATGCAGGCGCCGCTTTTGGCTTAATCGTGTTTGTGACGTATTTTCACGCACTAGAAGGCAATCCCTCTCTTCTTATTCCGCTCTTCACATTTGGCGGGGGACTTCTTGCGGCAGCGGTCATCGTGCTTTTGGCGTATGACCGGCAGGAAGGTCTCGTTCCCATTCGGCTGATCCTAGTAGGAATTGCGGTGGCAGCGGGATTCAGTGCTTTGACATTATTTTTGTCACTCAAGCTAGATGAAGATACTTATACATTTGCTTCAAGATGGCTTGTTGGCAATGTATGGGGGAGAGACTGGATTCATGTGTTAGCGCTTTTGCCTTGGATTGTATGTCTTGTACCGCTTACGTTGATGCAGTCAAGCACGCTCAATGCGTTGACATTAGGAGATGCTGTTGCCTCAAGTGTCGGTGTACGTGTCCAGCGTCAGCGTCTCCTTTTGCTAACCTTAGCTGTTGGTTTGGCGAGTGCAAGTGTTTCGATGACAGGTGGTATTGGTTTTATTGGACTTGTCGCCCCGCATTTGGCAAGGCGGCTTGTCGGCTCACTTCATCAATATTTTTTACCTGTTAGTGGGCTCATCGGCTTGTTGATTTTGGTTAGTGCCGATACAATCGGACGTTCCATCTTTGCCCCAAATGCTATACCAGCGGGTGTCGTTGTGGCTTTTATCGGCGCTCCTTATTTTCTCTATTTATTAGCAAAAACGAAATAA
- a CDS encoding polysaccharide biosynthesis protein → MTYAQRLSIIVALDSYLILVAVFFGFQFVQEAALTVYTFEMLVISSLSLLIGHHLFSYIFHVYKQVWAYTGVRELFSLMKTFVCSFLFSMAMLYLFVQTWPFRFLFIVWLFHVLFIGASRMASRLLHDGAKRLQVEKERALIIGAGSAGTIIVRQLQQSSDVHIEPVAFIDDDKTKHKLEIMGLPVLGGKEQIQTAVVMMDIQKIIIAIPSKSSHTLKGLYKECVATGVKTQIMPEMEQILKGTHALNQLRDVQPEDLLGREPIQLDSSRLSVHLKGKTIMVTGAGGSIGSEICRQICVFAPQAIVLVGHGEFSIHSILLELKEIYGDTISLYPQIADIQDKQKMSEIVGQFQPDMIYHAAAHKHVPLMEISPKEAVKNNIIGTKNVAEAAHEHGIETFVLISSDKAVNPANVMGATKRFAEMLIMQMGASSDTKFVAVRFGNVLGSRGSVIPIFKKQIEQGGPVTVTHPAMTRYFMTIPEASRLVIQAGALAEGRQIFVLDMGEPVKIVDLAENLIHLSGYTTDQIPITFTGIRPGEKMYEELLNQHEKAQEQIFPKIHIGHALDGDPYVLNRFIHEFDMMSEEQMREALFAAIESHDLLSEQMTREGEALADEEKSLVLRNG, encoded by the coding sequence TTGACTTACGCCCAAAGATTATCAATCATCGTGGCACTAGATTCATATCTCATCTTAGTGGCTGTCTTTTTTGGTTTTCAATTTGTCCAAGAAGCGGCGTTAACTGTTTATACATTTGAAATGCTCGTCATTTCTTCGCTCAGTCTACTCATTGGGCACCATTTGTTTTCGTATATTTTTCACGTGTACAAGCAAGTATGGGCTTATACAGGAGTAAGAGAGTTATTTTCTTTAATGAAGACCTTTGTATGTTCTTTTTTATTTTCAATGGCAATGCTGTACCTTTTCGTGCAGACATGGCCCTTTCGTTTTTTATTCATCGTGTGGCTTTTCCACGTATTATTCATCGGTGCATCTCGAATGGCGTCCAGGCTACTCCATGATGGGGCAAAGCGGCTACAGGTAGAAAAAGAGCGGGCTTTAATCATTGGCGCCGGATCGGCTGGGACCATTATCGTTCGTCAGCTTCAGCAATCGAGTGATGTACATATTGAACCCGTCGCCTTCATAGATGATGACAAGACGAAGCATAAGCTTGAAATCATGGGACTGCCTGTTCTAGGAGGAAAAGAACAGATTCAAACAGCTGTTGTGATGATGGATATACAAAAGATCATCATCGCCATTCCGTCCAAAAGCAGTCATACGTTAAAAGGGCTGTATAAGGAGTGCGTAGCGACGGGGGTCAAAACGCAGATCATGCCGGAGATGGAGCAGATTTTAAAAGGAACCCATGCGCTGAATCAATTACGAGATGTACAGCCAGAGGATTTATTAGGGAGAGAACCGATTCAATTAGATTCAAGCCGTCTATCTGTCCATTTAAAGGGGAAAACGATCATGGTTACAGGGGCAGGCGGATCAATTGGATCAGAAATCTGTCGTCAAATTTGTGTGTTTGCTCCTCAAGCGATTGTGCTTGTGGGACATGGAGAATTTAGCATTCATTCTATTTTACTAGAGCTGAAAGAAATTTATGGGGACACCATCAGTCTCTATCCGCAAATTGCGGATATCCAAGATAAACAAAAAATGAGTGAAATCGTTGGTCAGTTTCAGCCGGATATGATTTATCATGCCGCGGCACATAAGCATGTCCCGCTCATGGAGATCAGTCCAAAAGAAGCCGTGAAAAACAATATTATCGGGACAAAAAATGTCGCAGAAGCTGCACATGAGCATGGCATTGAAACATTTGTCCTCATTTCCTCTGACAAAGCGGTCAATCCTGCCAATGTCATGGGCGCCACAAAACGATTTGCTGAAATGCTAATCATGCAAATGGGGGCAAGCAGTGACACAAAATTTGTCGCGGTTCGGTTTGGAAATGTACTCGGAAGCAGGGGAAGCGTCATTCCAATTTTTAAGAAACAGATTGAACAAGGGGGGCCGGTCACGGTCACACACCCAGCCATGACAAGATATTTTATGACCATTCCAGAAGCATCAAGACTTGTCATTCAGGCGGGAGCCCTAGCAGAAGGAAGACAGATTTTTGTATTAGATATGGGGGAGCCAGTGAAAATTGTCGACCTCGCAGAAAACCTCATTCACCTCTCAGGCTACACTACAGACCAGATTCCGATTACGTTCACAGGCATTCGCCCTGGGGAGAAAATGTATGAGGAACTACTCAACCAACATGAAAAAGCACAGGAACAAATTTTCCCGAAAATTCATATCGGCCATGCGCTGGATGGGGACCCATATGTGCTGAACCGCTTTATCCATGAATTTGACATGATGAGTGAAGAGCAAATGAGAGAAGCATTGTTTGCTGCCATCGAATCACATGATTTGTTGTCTGAACAGATGACAAGAGAGGGGGAAGCGCTTGCCGATGAAGAAAAAAGTCTTGTTTTGCGCAACGGTTGA